One stretch of Helicobacter jaachi DNA includes these proteins:
- a CDS encoding PIG-L deacetylase family protein — MSKQHFVSLDEKQIKDIVVIATHPDDETLGAGGTLLKHKAQGHRIHCIFCTDIFETFGFDKAVIAKREQEIEAVSLAYGFDSVHRLGFPTMQLDTLPRGEIIGAFSAIFKAIEPHIVYLPFCYDVHSDHRVIFECAFACTKSFRYPSIERVLMMEVLSESEFAPSLSVQSFMPNVFVDISPYFAKKCEIMSLYESEVAPLPFPRALKNIESLALLRGSTRGADAVSKVNLSLDAHNSAGGGGNTK, encoded by the coding sequence ATGTCAAAACAACACTTTGTTAGCCTTGATGAAAAGCAGATAAAAGATATTGTAGTTATCGCCACGCACCCTGATGATGAGACTTTAGGCGCTGGCGGCACGCTACTAAAGCATAAAGCCCAAGGGCATAGAATCCACTGCATTTTCTGCACTGATATCTTTGAAACATTTGGCTTTGACAAAGCAGTAATTGCAAAAAGGGAGCAAGAAATAGAGGCAGTAAGCCTAGCGTATGGCTTTGATAGTGTCCATAGGCTAGGATTTCCCACTATGCAGCTAGATACACTGCCGCGTGGGGAGATTATTGGCGCATTTAGCGCGATTTTTAAAGCCATAGAGCCACATATCGTGTATCTGCCATTTTGTTATGATGTGCATAGCGACCATCGTGTGATTTTTGAATGCGCCTTTGCTTGCACAAAGTCGTTTCGCTACCCTAGCATCGAGCGCGTGCTAATGATGGAGGTGCTAAGTGAGAGCGAATTTGCCCCAAGCCTTAGCGTGCAGAGCTTTATGCCCAATGTGTTTGTGGATATTAGCCCTTATTTTGCTAAAAAATGCGAGATTATGAGCTTGTATGAAAGCGAAGTAGCACCCCTGCCATTCCCGCGCGCGCTCAAAAACATAGAATCTTTGGCTTTGCTTAGAGGTTCTACCCGCGGAGCGGACGCGGTATCTAAGGTTAATTTAAGCTTAGATGCTCACAATTCAGCGGGGGGGGGGGGCAATACTAAATGA
- the nadB gene encoding L-aspartate oxidase — protein sequence MGQYDVIIIGAGVAGLYCAQALPPHLKVLILCKSQPWECNTFYAQGGISIAKDNKDIPLHIQDTLLAGAQLNNPKCVEMLIEQSAPILSELIKNGFLLDRDEQGKLLYAKEGGHSKARIVHAGGDATGRNLHTHLIGNLRATLWKNAEVVDLLIEEDKCFGVCVQTKLGLHNLYAHHIVIASGGVGGLFKYHTNANTISSDLHGIILEHNLALQDMEMLQFHPTAYVSNPQARKYLISEAVRGEGGIIVDRDGKRFLFDYDKRGELAPRDIVARGIMDYCLKNKQEAFLDLSAFDLEGFRRRFPNIYRDLSTFKLNIPYEKIPFSPAFHYSMGGIAVDEKGLVKTMSNLYAIGECACNGVHGANRLASNSLLEGLVFGKIVANHIANNPTHTPIRHFPLCDEVLEKEGDVRLKNVLRDIMWDKVGIIRSQSGLDSALGGIEVMLESNIGRMLRLRLLVARKIIQSALARKSSLGAHFRID from the coding sequence ATGGGACAATATGATGTAATCATTATAGGCGCAGGAGTAGCTGGACTTTACTGCGCGCAAGCCTTACCGCCGCATTTAAAAGTGCTTATTTTATGTAAATCACAGCCATGGGAGTGCAATACTTTTTACGCACAAGGGGGCATTAGTATCGCAAAAGATAACAAAGACATTCCCCTGCATATACAAGATACGCTCCTAGCAGGCGCGCAGTTAAATAACCCAAAATGCGTAGAGATGCTTATAGAGCAGAGCGCTCCTATTCTTAGTGAGCTTATCAAAAATGGCTTTTTGCTTGATAGAGATGAGCAAGGCAAGCTGCTCTATGCCAAAGAGGGCGGGCATTCAAAGGCTAGAATTGTGCATGCTGGCGGCGATGCCACAGGGCGCAATCTACACACGCACTTAATTGGCAATCTCCGTGCCACATTGTGGAAAAACGCCGAAGTGGTGGATTTGCTTATTGAAGAGGATAAGTGCTTTGGCGTTTGTGTGCAGACAAAGCTAGGTTTGCATAATTTATATGCTCATCATATTGTTATTGCTAGCGGAGGTGTGGGGGGATTATTTAAGTATCACACTAATGCTAACACCATAAGCAGCGATTTGCATGGCATTATTTTGGAGCATAATCTTGCTTTGCAAGATATGGAAATGCTGCAGTTTCACCCCACAGCCTATGTGAGCAATCCACAAGCGAGAAAATACCTTATCTCTGAGGCTGTGCGCGGAGAGGGTGGCATTATCGTAGATAGAGATGGCAAGCGATTTTTATTTGATTATGACAAGCGCGGTGAGCTAGCCCCACGCGATATTGTGGCGCGTGGGATTATGGATTATTGCTTGAAAAATAAGCAAGAAGCATTTTTAGATTTAAGCGCTTTTGATTTAGAGGGGTTTAGGCGGCGCTTTCCTAATATTTATCGTGATTTAAGCACCTTTAAACTTAATATTCCTTATGAAAAAATCCCATTTTCACCGGCGTTTCACTACTCAATGGGCGGCATTGCTGTAGATGAAAAAGGGCTTGTAAAAACTATGAGTAACCTCTATGCCATAGGTGAATGTGCCTGCAATGGCGTGCATGGGGCAAATCGCCTCGCGTCTAATTCTCTGCTAGAAGGGCTTGTCTTTGGTAAAATTGTAGCTAATCATATCGCAAATAATCCCACGCATACGCCTATTAGGCATTTTCCGCTATGCGATGAGGTGTTAGAAAAAGAAGGCGATGTGCGGCTTAAGAATGTGCTGCGCGATATTATGTGGGATAAGGTAGGCATTATCCGCTCACAAAGTGGGCTAGATTCTGCATTGGGTGGGATTGAAGTGATGTTAGAATCTAATATCGGGCGTATGCTGCGTTTGCGCCTGCTTGTAGCAAGAAAGATTATTCAATCCGCCCTTGCGCGTAAAAGTAGTCTAGGTGCGCATTTCCGCATTGATTAG
- a CDS encoding Crp/Fnr family transcriptional regulator yields MKKASLRHIGVFSKMSEQSLESLAHIARFQCISKDEIVYYEGELLYSAYFLINGLVELYKMDKNDNELFLCYVDSKNEHNRLINSFSAFKPYEASASVHALLDSELVLFDLTQLQELIHHNLEVSNALLYAIIDKGNVFKQFINSKEMYDSSARVAHLLFTQPKYFNQTQRQVIARELNIKLETLSRILQKMLQQNLIAKNAHGDIYISDMQAFVATFAI; encoded by the coding sequence ATGAAAAAGGCATCTTTACGCCATATTGGCGTGTTTTCTAAAATGAGTGAGCAGAGTTTAGAGTCGCTTGCGCATATTGCAAGGTTTCAGTGTATTAGCAAAGATGAGATTGTGTATTATGAGGGAGAGCTGCTCTATTCGGCATATTTTCTTATAAATGGGCTTGTAGAGCTTTACAAAATGGATAAGAATGATAATGAATTATTCTTATGCTATGTAGATAGTAAGAATGAGCATAATAGGCTTATTAATTCTTTTAGCGCATTTAAGCCATATGAGGCTTCTGCGAGCGTGCATGCTTTGCTTGATAGCGAGCTTGTTTTGTTTGATTTAACCCAACTTCAGGAGCTTATCCACCATAATCTTGAGGTAAGTAACGCCTTGCTTTATGCCATAATCGACAAAGGCAATGTCTTTAAGCAGTTTATTAATTCTAAGGAGATGTATGATAGTAGCGCGCGCGTGGCGCATTTGCTATTCACGCAGCCTAAATATTTTAATCAAACACAAAGGCAGGTCATTGCTAGAGAGCTAAACATTAAGCTTGAGACCCTAAGCCGCATTTTGCAAAAAATGCTCCAGCAAAATCTCATCGCTAAAAACGCACATGGTGATATTTACATTAGCGATATGCAGGCTTTTGTCGCTACTTTTGCCATTTAG
- the mnmG gene encoding tRNA uridine-5-carboxymethylaminomethyl(34) synthesis enzyme MnmG: MYMEYDVLVVGGGHAGLEASIASAKMGAKTHLVTILIQNIALASCNPAVGGLGKGHLVKEIDALGGVMGEITDKCGIQFRILNSSKGPAVRGTRAQIDMDRYSIIAKTIALNTKNLTISQESVESLLYERDTQGRYVARGIRTNLGNTYYAKKIILTTGTFLRGLVHIGETKLHNGRFGEPAPQNLSHSLLDMGLKVGRLKTGTCPRIDGRSIDFTCLEVHNGDEIPPHFSFKTKDFSPTQLPCFVTYTNETTHNIIRQNFHRAPLFTGQIEGVGPRYCPSIEDKINRFADKSRHQLFLEPQTKEATEYYINGLSTSLPIDVQEAVIHSIQGLENAHITRYGYAIEYDYVEPTELYHTLEVKKCANLFLAGQINGTTGYEEAAAQGIMAGINAVLSLQGKSFSLSRNEGYIGVMIDDLVTKGTKEPYRVFTSRAEYRLLLREDNAYLRLSPYGYEFGLIDKARYEEVMRDREQIQSIMHTLQNRYLTPSSENLALLDSINLAPISDKTLLIHIIGREEIDNAHLRALLVACGITEAQDISECALKQIFIESKYFDYMQKQKMQIAQMEQMLQVEIPRDFVFEGIPGLSLEVIEKLKTFNPKSLFEASEISGITPASLDVLHLYIHLHHKKVALI; the protein is encoded by the coding sequence ATATATATGGAATATGATGTGTTGGTGGTTGGCGGCGGGCATGCGGGGCTTGAGGCGAGCATTGCTAGTGCGAAAATGGGCGCTAAGACGCATCTTGTAACAATCCTTATTCAAAATATCGCGCTAGCAAGCTGTAATCCTGCTGTTGGTGGGCTGGGCAAAGGGCATTTAGTCAAAGAGATTGACGCGCTGGGGGGCGTTATGGGTGAAATCACTGATAAATGCGGCATTCAATTTAGAATCTTAAACTCCTCAAAAGGTCCTGCTGTGCGTGGCACAAGGGCGCAGATTGATATGGATAGATACAGCATTATTGCCAAAACTATAGCCTTAAATACTAAAAATCTCACTATCTCACAAGAAAGCGTAGAATCTTTACTCTATGAGCGCGATACGCAAGGCAGGTATGTGGCGCGTGGCATTCGCACAAATCTTGGCAATACCTACTATGCTAAAAAAATTATTCTCACCACAGGCACATTTTTAAGAGGCTTAGTGCATATTGGCGAAACAAAGCTACATAATGGGCGATTTGGCGAGCCTGCTCCACAGAATCTAAGCCACTCGCTTTTAGATATGGGCTTAAAAGTAGGTCGGCTAAAAACAGGCACTTGCCCGCGCATTGATGGGCGCAGCATTGATTTTACTTGCCTTGAGGTGCATAATGGCGATGAAATCCCTCCGCACTTTAGCTTTAAAACAAAAGATTTTTCGCCTACACAGCTCCCCTGCTTTGTTACTTACACAAATGAAACAACTCATAACATCATTCGCCAAAACTTCCACCGCGCGCCGCTTTTTACAGGACAAATTGAGGGTGTGGGACCAAGATACTGCCCAAGCATTGAGGATAAAATCAATCGCTTTGCGGATAAATCTCGTCATCAGCTTTTCTTAGAGCCACAAACCAAAGAAGCGACAGAATATTACATTAATGGGCTTTCAACCTCGCTGCCAATTGATGTGCAAGAAGCAGTAATTCATAGCATACAGGGCCTAGAAAATGCACATATTACGCGCTATGGCTATGCTATTGAGTATGATTATGTAGAGCCTACAGAGCTTTATCACACGCTTGAGGTAAAAAAATGTGCAAATTTATTTCTAGCGGGGCAAATAAATGGCACAACAGGCTATGAGGAAGCCGCGGCACAGGGTATTATGGCAGGTATTAATGCTGTGTTATCACTGCAGGGCAAAAGCTTTAGCTTATCGCGCAATGAAGGCTATATCGGCGTTATGATTGATGATTTAGTGACTAAAGGCACAAAAGAGCCTTATCGTGTTTTTACCTCACGCGCGGAATATAGGCTTTTACTGCGTGAGGATAATGCGTATTTGCGCCTCTCTCCTTATGGGTATGAATTTGGTTTAATTGACAAGGCGCGCTATGAGGAAGTTATGCGCGATAGAGAGCAAATCCAAAGCATTATGCATACCTTGCAAAATCGCTACCTTACGCCCTCAAGTGAGAATCTAGCCCTTTTAGATTCTATAAATCTTGCACCCATTAGCGATAAAACGCTGCTTATTCACATTATTGGGCGCGAGGAGATAGACAATGCACATTTGCGCGCGCTTCTTGTGGCGTGTGGCATTACAGAGGCGCAAGATATAAGCGAGTGCGCACTCAAACAAATTTTTATAGAATCTAAGTATTTTGATTATATGCAAAAGCAAAAGATGCAAATTGCGCAAATGGAGCAAATGCTGCAAGTAGAAATTCCTAGAGACTTTGTTTTTGAGGGCATACCCGGACTTAGCCTTGAAGTGATTGAAAAGCTTAAAACCTTTAATCCAAAAAGCCTTTTTGAAGCGAGCGAGATTAGTGGGATTACGCCTGCTAGCCTTGATGTGCTGCATTTATATATCCATTTACATCATAAAAAAGTAGCTTTGATATAA
- the uvrC gene encoding excinuclease ABC subunit UvrC, whose amino-acid sequence MSNNAYNLLEHIRNLPSSAGIYQYFDKFENLLYVGKAKNLKNRIKSYFSLTHNTIAPKANLSQRISLMVSQIARIHTLLTSNEQDALILENSLIKSLKPKYNILLRDDKTYPYIYVDKSLPYPRFELTRQVLKSNEIEYFGPFVSGARELLESLYETLPLVQKKSCLHGKKACIFHQINKCPAPCENKISPQAYAKTIAKGIALIEDKRELIDILDSKMQALAQNLQFEEAAKMRDRIHKITQMKNQSIVDMRSGDYDVFILAGVHLDSIESKNTESNHKSAQHSHILMTLFVRNGRIVSSDFALLHQDIQTHNLPELYTQALLNRYKMPLPLPPQEILIPFFAFDDLPSLQALLQKQTQSRLKIIQPQKGKKKDLLLLAHKNALEILRLHAQQHNEELKALLNLKELLALNQIPYSIEVFDTSHHSGAHNVGGMVVYENNNFIRAKYRRYELCGSDEYTQMQEMLSRRAKSFESNPPPDLWLLDGGRAQINIALDILKSVGANVDVVAIAKMKHNARAYRAKGSALDILRTQKGEFKLKANDKRLQFCQKLRDEVHRYAISYHRHKKQKDIQKAQTMNDTSYTKAQIKRLLDYFGTFKAIQEASQEQIAQILSRKQNKPKAQ is encoded by the coding sequence ATGAGCAATAATGCCTACAATCTCCTAGAGCATATACGCAACTTGCCTAGCAGTGCAGGCATTTATCAATATTTTGATAAATTTGAGAATCTGCTCTATGTGGGCAAGGCAAAAAATCTCAAAAATCGCATAAAAAGCTACTTTAGCCTAACTCATAACACCATCGCTCCAAAGGCAAATTTAAGCCAGCGCATAAGCCTTATGGTGTCCCAAATTGCGCGCATTCACACGCTGCTTACTAGTAATGAGCAAGATGCGCTTATACTTGAAAATTCACTCATTAAAAGCTTAAAACCCAAATACAATATCCTCCTGCGCGATGATAAAACCTATCCATATATTTATGTCGATAAATCCCTACCCTACCCACGCTTTGAACTCACGCGCCAAGTGCTTAAATCAAATGAGATTGAGTATTTTGGTCCCTTTGTGAGCGGGGCTAGAGAGCTGCTTGAAAGCTTATATGAGACTTTGCCTCTTGTGCAGAAAAAATCTTGCCTGCATGGGAAGAAGGCTTGCATCTTTCATCAAATCAATAAATGCCCAGCTCCTTGCGAAAATAAAATTTCACCACAAGCATATGCCAAAACTATTGCTAAAGGCATTGCACTTATTGAGGATAAAAGAGAGCTTATAGATATTTTAGATTCTAAAATGCAAGCCCTTGCACAGAATCTGCAATTTGAAGAAGCCGCTAAAATGCGCGATAGAATCCACAAGATTACGCAGATGAAAAATCAATCTATAGTTGATATGCGAAGTGGCGATTATGATGTGTTTATACTCGCTGGCGTGCATTTAGATTCTATAGAATCTAAAAATACAGAATCTAACCATAAATCTGCTCAGCATTCACATATTTTAATGACGCTTTTTGTGCGCAATGGACGCATTGTCTCTAGTGATTTTGCGCTACTTCACCAAGATATACAAACCCATAATCTCCCAGAGCTTTACACACAAGCACTACTTAATCGCTACAAAATGCCCCTGCCCTTGCCTCCGCAAGAAATTTTAATCCCTTTTTTTGCATTTGATGATTTGCCCTCTTTACAAGCGCTACTCCAAAAACAAACGCAAAGTCGCCTAAAAATTATCCAACCCCAAAAGGGCAAGAAAAAAGATTTATTACTTTTAGCGCATAAAAATGCTCTTGAAATCCTACGCCTACACGCACAGCAGCATAATGAGGAGCTAAAGGCATTGCTTAATCTAAAAGAGCTTTTAGCCCTAAATCAAATTCCTTATAGTATTGAAGTATTTGATACCTCTCATCACAGCGGCGCGCACAATGTAGGCGGTATGGTGGTGTATGAAAATAATAATTTTATCCGCGCAAAATACCGCCGATATGAGCTTTGTGGTAGTGATGAATACACCCAAATGCAAGAAATGCTCTCCCGCCGCGCAAAAAGCTTTGAATCTAATCCTCCACCTGATTTGTGGCTGCTTGATGGAGGCAGGGCGCAGATAAATATAGCGCTTGATATTTTAAAAAGTGTGGGCGCAAATGTAGATGTGGTGGCCATTGCAAAAATGAAGCATAATGCTAGGGCATATCGCGCTAAGGGCAGTGCGCTTGATATATTACGCACACAAAAGGGAGAATTTAAACTAAAAGCAAATGATAAAAGATTACAATTCTGCCAAAAACTCCGCGATGAAGTGCATAGATATGCTATTAGCTATCATCGCCACAAAAAGCAAAAAGACATACAAAAGGCACAAACTATGAATGATACATCATACACCAAAGCCCAAATAAAAAGACTATTAGATTATTTTGGCACATTTAAGGCTATACAAGAAGCCTCACAAGAGCAAATTGCGCAGATTCTATCGCGCAAGCAAAATAAACCAAAAGCACAATAA
- a CDS encoding glutathionylspermidine synthase family protein gives MKLSTLSVPNNAALESMGLQWHTDSDNSAYVSDELIHITQDEAEAFYEAGNTLYDMYVEAGEYVIEHDLFFELDIPPSLIGAIKQSWEEDIHWHLYGRFDLAGGLNGKPIKLLEFNADTPTMLYESALLQWAILKYNHLDESAQFNNIHNALSDNFKRLITLSEDVSRFDELYEGWGILFSSMTDSIEDITTTRFLEYIARESGFRSEFAPIDKVSFSASEGVSFEGVNYEFLFKLIPWENVAIDEPELALLMSEMMQNHNTIFLNPAYTLLFQSKRMLKILWDLFPNHPLLLPASFEPLADSMLPFHKQVCKPAFGREGANVAISDVQGNIIESKEGIYTNHKPLYQAFYELNGHNGAFYQPNVFFAYESCGLGFRKGGLIIDNFSKFVSHCID, from the coding sequence ATGAAACTCTCAACACTTTCAGTCCCAAATAACGCCGCTTTAGAATCTATGGGCTTGCAATGGCACACAGATAGCGACAATAGCGCGTATGTGAGTGATGAACTTATCCACATCACACAAGATGAAGCAGAAGCATTCTATGAGGCTGGCAATACGCTCTATGATATGTATGTGGAGGCTGGAGAGTATGTGATAGAGCATGATTTATTTTTTGAGCTAGATATTCCTCCTAGCCTTATTGGCGCGATTAAACAAAGTTGGGAGGAGGATATACACTGGCATTTGTATGGGCGATTTGACTTAGCAGGCGGGCTTAATGGTAAGCCTATAAAACTACTTGAATTTAACGCTGATACGCCCACTATGCTTTATGAAAGCGCACTTTTGCAATGGGCAATCCTCAAATACAATCACCTTGATGAAAGCGCGCAATTTAATAATATCCACAATGCTTTGAGCGATAATTTTAAGCGATTAATTACTTTGAGCGAAGATGTCTCGCGCTTTGATGAGCTGTATGAGGGCTGGGGGATTTTATTTTCAAGTATGACAGATTCTATAGAGGATATTACCACCACGCGTTTTTTAGAATATATCGCTAGAGAATCTGGCTTTAGAAGCGAGTTTGCACCTATTGATAAAGTGAGCTTTTCAGCAAGTGAGGGGGTAAGCTTTGAGGGGGTGAATTATGAATTTTTATTTAAGCTTATCCCGTGGGAGAATGTCGCTATTGATGAGCCTGAACTCGCGCTTTTAATGAGTGAAATGATGCAAAATCACAATACGATTTTTCTAAATCCTGCTTATACGCTTTTATTTCAAAGCAAAAGAATGCTAAAGATTCTATGGGATTTATTCCCTAATCACCCGCTCTTGCTCCCTGCGAGCTTTGAGCCACTAGCAGATTCTATGCTGCCCTTTCATAAACAAGTGTGCAAACCCGCCTTTGGTAGAGAAGGCGCAAATGTCGCTATTAGCGATGTGCAGGGTAATATTATAGAATCTAAAGAGGGCATATACACTAATCACAAACCCCTTTATCAAGCCTTTTATGAGCTTAATGGCCACAATGGCGCATTTTATCAACCTAATGTGTTTTTTGCCTATGAATCTTGCGGGCTAGGCTTTCGCAAAGGTGGCTTAATTATTGATAATTTCTCAAAATTTGTAAGCCACTGCATTGATTAA
- the neuC gene encoding UDP-N-acetylglucosamine 2-epimerase → MTPQSTPKPSCSSKKNAKSAHARARYHTSNAHTTESPQNLASQQTAPYHHTTPQSPILHNSQNPHNRTYSLAIVTGTRAEWGLLYPLARKIKANTHFSLRIIATGAHLQPRHGSTYKEIESDGFTIAAKIPILSRNSNTRQDIANAIAKGITRFSAYFLANPCDMLILLGDRYEAFAAAIACANANIPIAHIAGGESTQGANDEYMRHCISKMSYLHFPATALYAKRLIQLGEAPERVFNVGSLAVENIANTVLLDSMQLSQRLHISQDFLSNFCLLTFHSSTLESSNPADEIILLLQALLKTPYNIIATKANADALGANINAVLETFARKYPHRILLCASLGRVGYLSALKLARFVIGNSSSGLSEAPILQVPTINIGHRQQGRFMPDSVLSPNPAAIESSTSKATSNPACKKAYRDAILQAISTIESKSFQARLDSISHPFGLGDTSARIVEIIESSLQKGINLKKAFFML, encoded by the coding sequence ATGACTCCCCAATCTACGCCGAAGCCTTCATGCTCCTCAAAGAAAAATGCTAAATCTGCGCATGCTCGCGCACGCTATCACACCTCAAACGCCCATACAACCGAGTCTCCACAGAATCTAGCCTCGCAGCAGACAGCTCCATATCATCATACCACCCCACAAAGCCCTATCTTACATAACTCGCAAAACCCGCATAATCGCACATATTCTCTAGCTATCGTTACTGGCACACGCGCGGAGTGGGGTCTGCTCTATCCACTTGCACGCAAGATAAAAGCAAATACACATTTTTCCTTGCGTATCATCGCTACAGGCGCGCATTTGCAACCTCGCCACGGCAGCACTTACAAAGAGATAGAATCTGATGGCTTTACTATCGCGGCAAAAATCCCTATTTTAAGCCGTAATTCAAACACGCGCCAAGATATTGCAAACGCCATTGCAAAGGGTATTACACGCTTTAGTGCGTATTTTTTGGCAAATCCTTGCGATATGCTTATTCTCCTAGGCGATAGGTATGAGGCATTTGCCGCAGCTATTGCGTGCGCAAATGCAAATATCCCCATAGCCCACATAGCAGGGGGTGAAAGCACGCAGGGTGCGAATGATGAGTATATGCGGCATTGCATCTCTAAGATGAGTTATTTGCATTTTCCAGCCACTGCGCTTTATGCTAAAAGGCTTATACAGCTTGGTGAAGCACCAGAGCGGGTGTTTAATGTGGGGTCTTTGGCGGTAGAAAATATTGCTAATACAGTGCTGTTAGATTCTATGCAGCTCTCTCAAAGACTGCATATTTCACAAGATTTTCTCTCCAACTTTTGCCTACTTACCTTTCATTCAAGCACTTTAGAATCTAGCAATCCAGCAGATGAAATTATACTACTCTTGCAAGCCCTGCTAAAAACACCCTATAACATCATCGCCACAAAGGCAAATGCCGATGCGCTAGGGGCAAATATTAATGCGGTGCTAGAAACATTTGCGCGCAAATATCCACATAGAATCTTACTCTGTGCCTCTCTTGGGCGTGTAGGCTATCTCTCTGCGCTAAAGCTTGCGCGCTTTGTCATTGGTAATAGCTCAAGTGGGCTTAGTGAAGCACCTATCTTACAAGTGCCGACCATTAATATCGGGCATAGGCAGCAGGGGCGATTTATGCCAGATTCTGTGCTTTCGCCAAATCCTGCTGCGATAGAATCTAGCACATCAAAGGCTACATCAAATCCTGCTTGCAAAAAGGCTTATAGAGATGCCATTTTGCAAGCTATTAGCACCATAGAATCTAAGAGCTTTCAAGCTAGGCTAGATTCTATATCTCACCCCTTTGGGCTAGGTGATACAAGCGCGCGTATTGTGGAGATTATAGAATCTAGCCTGCAAAAGGGCATTAATCTTAAAAAAGCCTTTTTTATGCTTTAA
- a CDS encoding UPF0323 family lipoprotein has translation MKHIRTIKNYAMVGGLGVMAIFALNGCEQGKNNNELNAALQNSQKNGAFVIIEEQADGSYKVLEEYPSEQTRVVLKDKNGQERMLTQEEVDELIKQEEVKIDNGTSELTNPSGGGLGLGGAILASAAGAILGSYIGNKLFNNPNYQANAQRNYKSPQAYERSKNSFNNTKSTTSSAKSSSGKSGFFGGNNTSSAGKTNQSYGG, from the coding sequence ATGAAGCATATTCGCACGATTAAAAATTATGCTATGGTGGGGGGACTTGGCGTTATGGCGATATTTGCCCTTAATGGCTGCGAGCAGGGCAAGAATAATAATGAACTCAATGCCGCACTGCAAAATAGCCAAAAAAATGGAGCATTTGTGATCATAGAGGAGCAAGCAGATGGCAGCTATAAAGTGCTTGAGGAGTATCCAAGCGAGCAAACACGCGTAGTGCTTAAAGACAAAAATGGCCAAGAGCGTATGCTCACGCAAGAGGAAGTTGATGAACTCATTAAGCAAGAGGAAGTAAAAATTGATAATGGCACAAGTGAGCTTACAAACCCTAGTGGCGGTGGTTTAGGACTTGGTGGAGCGATTTTAGCAAGTGCAGCCGGAGCGATTTTAGGTAGCTATATTGGCAATAAACTCTTTAATAATCCTAACTATCAAGCCAACGCGCAGCGCAACTACAAATCCCCTCAAGCCTATGAGCGAAGCAAAAATAGCTTTAATAATACCAAATCAACCACGAGCAGCGCAAAATCTAGTAGCGGCAAAAGCGGCTTTTTTGGTGGGAATAACACAAGCAGTGCGGGCAAGACAAATCAAAGCTATGGCGGCTAG